The window CCGGGTGTTCGTCTCGATCAAGCGGGCGCTTCCCGGGGCGGACGTGAAGCCCGGGGACAAGTCCAAGGCGGTGGTGGTGCGGACGACGAAGGCGACCCGCCGGGCGGACGGGAGCTACGTGAAGTTCGACAGCAACGCCGTGGTGCTGATCCAGGACGACGGGAACCCCAAGGGCACGCGCATCTTCGGGCCCGTGGCGCGCGAGCTGCGGGACAAGAACTACATGAAGATCGTTTCGCTCGCGTCGGAAGTGATCTGAAAGGACCGAGAGTCATGCCAGCGCACGTGAAGAAGGGCGACACCGTGATGATCACCTCCGGCGACCTCAAGGGTCAGATCGGGGAGATCCTGCGCGTGATGCCCGACAAGCAGCAGGTGGTGGTGAAGGGGCTGAACCTGGTGACCAAGAACCTGCGCCCGACGCAGGCGAACCCCAAGGGCGGGGTGATCACCAAGGAGGCGCCGCTGCACATGAGCAAGGTCTCGCCGGTGGTGGACGGGCGGGCGGTGCGGGTGGGCTTCCGCACCGAGAAGGACGGGAGCAAGGTGCGCGTGGCGCGTCACGCCGGCAAGGACATCAAGGTGTTGTCCACGCTGCGGGGGCCCCGGGGCTGAGTGAGCACGGACAGGACGGGCGCCCGCGGCGCCACAACGGACAGCGAGCACGATCATGGCGAAAGAGACCGACAAGCAGGCACAGGGCGGCGAGGGCAAGAAGGGGCCCCCTCCGGGGAAGGGCCCGCAGGGCAAGGGGGCGCCCGGGCGCGCCGCGGGCGGGAAGAAGCCCGGCCCCGCGAAGCACGAGGCGCACGACGCGCCCGAGGACACCGGCCCGCGCGTGCCCGCACGCCTGAAGGTGGCCTTCGAGGAGAAGGTCCGCCCGGCGTTCGCCGAGAAGTTCGCCGAGACGAACCGGATGGCCCAGCCCCGCCTCGAGAAGATCGTGCTGAACGTGAACATGGGGCGCCACCTGGAAGGGACGAAGATCCCCCCGCACATCCGGGCGCAGGTGATCGACACGCTGACGCGGGTGACGGGGCAGAAGCCGGTGGTGGTGAAGGCGCGCAAGAGCGTGTCGAACTTCAAGCTCCGCGCGGGGTTCGAGGCGTCGGCGATGGTGACGATCCGGCGCGACCGGATGTGGCACTTCCTGGACCGGCTGATCAACCTGGCGACGCCCCGCATCAAGGACTTCCGGGGGCTGAACGACAAGGCGTTCGACCGGCAGGGCAACTACTCGATGGGTCTGACGGAGCAGGGGGTGTTCCCCGAGATCAACATGGCCGAGGCGCAGTTCACGCACGGGATGCACATCAACATGTGCTTCCGGAACAGCACCCCGGAGCGGTCGCGCTTCGTGCTGGAGCAGTTGGGCATGCCGTTCCGCAAGCCGGAGCAGCGGTAAGGGAAACGCGGCGTCGCGTGGGCGACGGCCGGGGAGACACGGGCAATGGCGACCAAGGCGCAAGTAGCCAAGTCGAATCGCAAGCCGAAGTTCAGCACACGCGTGGTGCGTCGGTGCGAGCTGACGGGGCGGGCGCGGGGCGTGTACCGCAAGTTCCGCATCAGCCGCATCATGCTGCGGAAGTTGGCGCTCGAGGGCAAGATTCCGGGGATGCGCAAGGCGAGCTGGTGAAGACGGGGCGCCGCCCCGCTCGAGGGAAGGACGACGATGGCTATCGGTGATCCAATCGCGGACATGCTGACGCGGATCCGCAACGCCGTGCGGAACCGGGCGAAGACGGTGAACTGCGTGAACTCGAAGGTGTGCCGCGGCATCGCCGGGGTGCTTCGCGACGAGGGGTTCGTCGAGTCGTTCGACGTGGTGGAGGACGGGCGGCAGGGCCTGATCCGCATCCGCCTGCGCTACGGGCCCGGGGGCGAGGCGGTGCTGCACCGCCTGACGCGGGTGAGCAAGACGGGGCGTCGGGTGTACCGGGGCGTGGAGGAGATCCCGCGTCCGCTGCAGGGGCTGGGCATCGCGGTGGTGTCCACGAGCAAGGGCGTGATCAGCGATCGCCAGGCGCGCGAGCAGCGTGTCGGGGGCGAACTGCTGTGCGAGGTCGAGTAAGAGGACGGGTGGAGCGGGCCCGGCAGGGGCAGGAGTGTCAGCGATGTCGAGGATCGGGAAGAAGCCGGTGCCGGTGCCCGCGGGCGTGAAGGTCGCGGTGAAGCCCGGGCTTGTCACGGTCGAGGGCCCCAAGGGCAAGCTCGATCTGAAGACGCGTCCCGAGGTGGTCGTGACGTGGACCGAGAGCGAGAAGGCCGTCAAGGTCGAGCTCGCGAAGGGGTACACGAGCGCGAACAAGCTGGCGAACGCGCTGTGGGGCAGCACGCGGGCGCACATCCGCAACATGATCGAGGGCGTCACGAAGGGCTACGAGAAGACGAT of the Planctomycetota bacterium genome contains:
- the rpsH gene encoding 30S ribosomal protein S8 → MAIGDPIADMLTRIRNAVRNRAKTVNCVNSKVCRGIAGVLRDEGFVESFDVVEDGRQGLIRIRLRYGPGGEAVLHRLTRVSKTGRRVYRGVEEIPRPLQGLGIAVVSTSKGVISDRQAREQRVGGELLCEVE
- a CDS encoding type Z 30S ribosomal protein S14, which translates into the protein MATKAQVAKSNRKPKFSTRVVRRCELTGRARGVYRKFRISRIMLRKLALEGKIPGMRKASW
- the rplN gene encoding 50S ribosomal protein L14; this translates as MLQQETRCEVADNSGAKIAYVIRVYGSSTASGKFTRRTAAVGDRVFVSIKRALPGADVKPGDKSKAVVVRTTKATRRADGSYVKFDSNAVVLIQDDGNPKGTRIFGPVARELRDKNYMKIVSLASEVI
- the rplE gene encoding 50S ribosomal protein L5, whose translation is MAKETDKQAQGGEGKKGPPPGKGPQGKGAPGRAAGGKKPGPAKHEAHDAPEDTGPRVPARLKVAFEEKVRPAFAEKFAETNRMAQPRLEKIVLNVNMGRHLEGTKIPPHIRAQVIDTLTRVTGQKPVVVKARKSVSNFKLRAGFEASAMVTIRRDRMWHFLDRLINLATPRIKDFRGLNDKAFDRQGNYSMGLTEQGVFPEINMAEAQFTHGMHINMCFRNSTPERSRFVLEQLGMPFRKPEQR
- the rplX gene encoding 50S ribosomal protein L24, with the protein product MPAHVKKGDTVMITSGDLKGQIGEILRVMPDKQQVVVKGLNLVTKNLRPTQANPKGGVITKEAPLHMSKVSPVVDGRAVRVGFRTEKDGSKVRVARHAGKDIKVLSTLRGPRG
- the rplF gene encoding 50S ribosomal protein L6, whose protein sequence is MSRIGKKPVPVPAGVKVAVKPGLVTVEGPKGKLDLKTRPEVVVTWTESEKAVKVELAKGYTSANKLANALWGSTRAHIRNMIEGVTKGYEKTMEVVGVGWTATLSGKTLKMTLGYANPVVMEVPAGLTVTVEKQFVKVAGPDRGLVGRFAADMRAQRKPEPYNGKGVKYTTETITRKQGKQFGA